From Thermovenabulum gondwanense:
CTGGATTAAACTGGATTCATTTTTAAAATGGGCAAATATAGTGTCCACCGGAGGACAGGCAAAGATTTTGATACATGAAGGCAAAGTCAGGGTAAACGGAGAAGTAGAAACGAAAAGGTCGAGAAAAATTTACCCGGGGGACGAAGTGGAGGTTGAAGGGATAAAGTATACGGTAAAAGGCGGGAGTGAATGATTTGAAAATAGTAGAACTCCGTCTTTGTAATTTCAGGAATTTTAAAGAACAGCAATTTTTTTTTGGAGATATCAATGTAATTTTCGGGAAAAATGCCCAGGGAAAGACAAATATACTGGAAGCCATTTATTACCTGTGCAATTTCAGGCCTGTAAAGACAACTAAGGAAATAGAGATTATAAATTTCGACAGCGATTTTTCTTACATAAAGGGAATTTTCGAGGACAATGGAGACTTAATAGACAGGGAAATTTATTTAACCAGGGATGGTACAAAAAAAATAAAGGAAATGGGCTTTGAGATAAAGAAGGTAAAGGATATATCCAACAGGATAAGGACAATTTTTTTTTCACCCGACAATCTTTCTCTGGTAAAAGGAAGCCCATCCGTCCGTAGGAGGTTTTTTGACTCATTAATTTCCGAAATTAAACCGGCTTATTACAATTACTTAAAAGATTATTTCAGGGTATTAATGCAAAAAAATAAACTGATTAAAAATAAAGATGCAAAGTTTTTTTACAATAGAGAACTTATAGAGGTATTCAATGATAAGATTATAGATTTTTCTTCAGTAATTGTTAAAATGAGATTGGCATTTTTAAAAAAATTTATACCCTTTGTTAACGAATTTTACGCAGATTTTTCCGGAAATGATACATTAATTGACTTAAAGTACAATTCCCCTATTGCCGAGGTAGGGGAATTTTCGATAGATGAAATAAAATTAAAGATGAAAGAAGAGATAAAGAGAGGGTATCAGG
This genomic window contains:
- the yaaA gene encoding S4 domain-containing protein YaaA is translated as MDVIIKTDWIKLDSFLKWANIVSTGGQAKILIHEGKVRVNGEVETKRSRKIYPGDEVEVEGIKYTVKGGSE
- the recF gene encoding DNA replication/repair protein RecF (All proteins in this family for which functions are known are DNA-binding proteins that assist the filamentation of RecA onto DNA for the initiation of recombination or recombinational repair.), with protein sequence MKIVELRLCNFRNFKEQQFFFGDINVIFGKNAQGKTNILEAIYYLCNFRPVKTTKEIEIINFDSDFSYIKGIFEDNGDLIDREIYLTRDGTKKIKEMGFEIKKVKDISNRIRTIFFSPDNLSLVKGSPSVRRRFFDSLISEIKPAYYNYLKDYFRVLMQKNKLIKNKDAKFFYNRELIEVFNDKIIDFSSVIVKMRLAFLKKFIPFVNEFYADFSGNDTLIDLKYNSPIAEVGEFSIDEIKLKMKEEIKRGYQGPHTDDYIFLSGGREVKRYGSQGEIRTLVLSMIFSRGKIIYEYAGKMPIILLDDVLYELDYNRRQNLLKNDYGQLFITATDIKNLPGEILKRASLIGLPKEG